In Helianthus annuus cultivar XRQ/B chromosome 9, HanXRQr2.0-SUNRISE, whole genome shotgun sequence, the following are encoded in one genomic region:
- the LOC110875338 gene encoding uncharacterized protein LOC110875338 — protein sequence MADTTTNEAKISIKVFVDKVKKRVVYAEADHSFVDILFSLMTLPLGTIVKMLGKHADTKFEALGSLNNLYQSLKDIPESYFATEECKFMLLNPRSLSYDHCKNLKLKIDRTKPVKYFICESCRSKGYRTSCYYSICNKAICKICGGLMNTPHSFDSSICVGDGGVFVSDIGNFIVTDDFYVMPYSVAGIFRLLTDLGINDTSHLEEIKLDMDSEQMVFLLKIALSLDSPFTRLIFHRNNPIRTGLVVYGHGSTSDRSAFIKKEKSTCSNIVLEISLQKLTGKLLFAEAKEDFAEFLFGLLSIPLGTVVGTLMNGASSISCMDNIFKSISNMSVGRYLKSQDIKDMLLEPHFGQEYSSKNKLFPIKGTRTLLEVSMPNTSAANQKSQVLKDMLLKKRCTASYQLKDPRLNKQLLLQSSMFFVTNDLVISPSSSQLAMNTLNKLKVKLDDIEKYEISIGLEEGLRLLKAALRSRSTLTSILEHHLKK from the exons ATGGCTGACACGACAACAAATGAAGCTAAAATCTCTATAAAAGTGTTTGTAGATAAAGTGAAAAAGAGAGTGGTGTATGCTGAAGCTGATCACAGTTTTGTTGACATTCTATTCAGCCTCATGACACTGCCATTGGGAACAATTGTCAAAATGTTGGGCAAACATGCTGATACAAAGTTTGAGGCTCTTGGGAGCTTGAACAATCTGTATCAGAGCCTGAAAGATATTCCTGAGAGTTACTTTGCGACAGAAGAATGTAAATTTATGCTTCTTAACCCCAGAAGTCTATCATATGATCACTGCAAAAATCTCAAACTAAAGATAGACCGCACAAAGCCCGTTAAATATTTTATATGTGAAAGTTGCAGGTCAAAGGGTTACAGGACTAGCTGCTACTACAGCATATGTAATAAAGCTATATGCAAAATCTGTGGCGGGTTGATGAATACACCTCATTCATTCGATTCCAGCATTTGTGTTGGTGACGGTGGAGTGTTTGTTTCTGATATCGGAAACTTCATTGTCACTGACGATTTTTATGTGATGCCTTATAGCGTGGCAGGTATTTTTCGATTACTCACAGATCTTGGAATCAATGACACGAGTCATCTGGAGGAGATAAAATTGGATATGGATTCTGAACAG ATGGTTTTTCTTCTAAAGATTGCGCTGTCACTAGATTCTCCATTTACTAGATTAATCTTCCACAGAAACAATCCTATCCGAACTGGCTTAGTTGTTTATGGCCATGGTTCAACTTCTGATCGGTCCGCTTTTATTAAAAAGGAGAAATCTACATGTTCAAATATTGTACTGGAAATATCTTTGCAAAAGTTGACTGGAAAGCTTTTATTTGCAGAAGCTAAAGAAGATTTTGCTGagtttctttttggtcttttatCAATTCCTTTAGGAACTGTAGTTGGGACATTAATGAATGGAGCTTCTTCAATTAGCTGTATGGATAATATTTTCAAAAGCATATCAAATATGAGTGTTGGAAGATACCTCAAGTCACAAGATATCAAAGATATGTTGCTTGAACCTCATTTTGGGCAGGAGTATTCTTCAAAAAACAAGCTTTTTCCTATTAAAGGCACCCGTACTCTACTGGAGGTGAGTATGCCAAATACGAGTGCAGCAAACCAAAAGTCACAAGTTCTCAAAGATATGTTACTTAAAAAACGTTGTACAGCCTCCTATCAGCTCAAGGATCCAAGGTTAAATAAACAATTACTACTTCAGTCTAGTATGTTTTTTGTGACAAATGACCTTGTCATATCTCCGTCATCATCACAGTTGGCCATGAACACCCTaaataagttgaaagttaaaTTGGATGATATCGAAAAATATGAAATTAGCATTGGCTTGGAAGAG GGTTTAAGATTGCTGAAAGCCGCGTTACGATCTAGGTCGACTTTGACAAGTATTCTTGAACATCACCTGAAGAAGTGA